A stretch of Equus caballus isolate H_3958 breed thoroughbred chromosome 11, TB-T2T, whole genome shotgun sequence DNA encodes these proteins:
- the CSF3 gene encoding granulocyte colony-stimulating factor isoform 1 precursor (isoform 1 precursor is encoded by transcript variant 1; The RefSeq protein has 2 substitutions compared to this genomic sequence): protein MELMVLQLLLWHSALWMVQEATPLGSASSLPQSFLLKCLEQVRKIQADGAALQDRLCATHKLCHPQELMLLGHSLGIPQPLLSSCSSQALQLTGCLSQLHSGLLLYQGLLQALAGISPELAPTLDMLQLDVTDFATNIWQQMEDLGVAPVVQPTHGPMPTFASAFQRRAGGVLVASNLQRFLELAYRGLRYLAEP, encoded by the exons ATGGAGCTGATGG tcctgcagctgctgctctggCACAGTGCACTCTGGATGGTGCAAGAAGCCACCCCCCTAGGCTCTGCCAGCTCCCTGCCCCAGAGCTTCCTGCTCAAGTGCTTAGAGCAAGTGAGGAAGATCCAGGCCGATGGTGCAGCGCTGCAGGAGAGGCTG TGTGCCACCCACAAGCTGTGCCACCCTCAGGAGCTCATGCTGCTGGGACACTCTCTGGGCATCCCCCAGCCTCTCCTGAGCAGCTGCTCCAGCCAGGCCCTGCAGCTG ACGGGCTGCCTGAGCCAACTCCACAGTGGCCTCCTCCTCTACCAGGGTCTCCTGCAGGCCCTGGCAGGGATCTCCCCCGAATTAGCCCCCACCTTGGACATGCTGCAGCTGGACGTCACCGACTTTGCCACCAACATCTGGCAGCAG ATGGAAGACCTAGGGGTGGCCCCTGCGGTGCAGCCCACCCATGGCCCCATGCCGACCTTCGCCTCGGCCTTCCAGCGCCGGGCAGGAGGGGTGCTGGTTGCCTCCAACCTGCAGCGCTTCCTGGAGCTGGCGTACCGTGGTCTGCGCTACCTGGCCGAGCCCTGA
- the CSF3 gene encoding granulocyte colony-stimulating factor isoform X1: MQRTSSGRDWEKRDTGGNGRKLGEVEPWEAGKGLGKENLLGMVLGGLTGVAVESGMGLRPGGTQREGKTWRDGGSSLALSGPLTQHPFYPQCATHKLCHPQELMLLGHSLGIPQPLLSSCSSQALQLTGCLSQLHSGLLLYQGLLQALAGISPELAPTLDMLQLDVTDFATNIWQQMEDLGVAPAVQPTHGPMPTFASAFQRRAGGVLVASNLQRFLELAYRGLRYLAEP; the protein is encoded by the exons ATGCAGAGAACATCATCAGGAAGAGActgggagaagagagacacaggaggaaatggaagaaaattagGAGAGGTAGAGCCCTGGGAGGCTGGGAAGGGACTAGGGAAAGAGAACCTCTTAGGGATGGTGCTGGGAGGGCTGACTGGAGTGGCGGTGGAGAGCGGAATGGGGCTGAGGCCTGGCGGGACACAGAGGGAGGGGAAGACttggagagatggagggagcagCCTGGCCCTATCAGGTCCCCTCACTCAGCACCCTTTCTATCCCCAGTGTGCCACCCACAAGCTGTGCCACCCTCAGGAGCTCATGCTGCTGGGACACTCTCTGGGCATCCCCCAGCCTCTCCTGAGCAGCTGCTCCAGCCAGGCCCTGCAGCTG ACGGGCTGCCTGAGCCAACTCCACAGTGGCCTCCTCCTCTACCAGGGTCTCCTGCAGGCCCTGGCAGGGATCTCCCCCGAATTAGCCCCCACCTTGGACATGCTGCAGCTGGACGTCACCGACTTTGCCACCAACATCTGGCAGCAG ATGGAAGACCTAGGGGTGGCCCCTGCGGTGCAGCCCACCCATGGCCCCATGCCGACCTTCGCCTCGGCCTTCCAGCGCCGGGCAGGAGGGGTGCTGGTTGCCTCCAACCTGCAGCGCTTCCTGGAGCTGGCGTACCGTGGTCTGCGCTACCTGGCCGAGCCCTGA
- the CSF3 gene encoding granulocyte colony-stimulating factor isoform 2 (isoform 2 is encoded by transcript variant 2; The RefSeq protein has 1 substitution compared to this genomic sequence), translating to MLLGHSLGIPQPLLSSCSSQALQLTGCLSQLHSGLLLYQGLLQALAGISPELAPTLDMLQLDVTDFATNIWQQMEDLGVAPVVQPTHGPMPTFASAFQRRAGGVLVASNLQRFLELAYRGLRYLAEP from the exons ATGCTGCTGGGACACTCTCTGGGCATCCCCCAGCCTCTCCTGAGCAGCTGCTCCAGCCAGGCCCTGCAGCTG ACGGGCTGCCTGAGCCAACTCCACAGTGGCCTCCTCCTCTACCAGGGTCTCCTGCAGGCCCTGGCAGGGATCTCCCCCGAATTAGCCCCCACCTTGGACATGCTGCAGCTGGACGTCACCGACTTTGCCACCAACATCTGGCAGCAG ATGGAAGACCTAGGGGTGGCCCCTGCGGTGCAGCCCACCCATGGCCCCATGCCGACCTTCGCCTCGGCCTTCCAGCGCCGGGCAGGAGGGGTGCTGGTTGCCTCCAACCTGCAGCGCTTCCTGGAGCTGGCGTACCGTGGTCTGCGCTACCTGGCCGAGCCCTGA